The DNA region GATGTTGAATACCGCTACCGAGAACGGCAGCACCATGACGAGAAACGTATCGTACAGCTGGAAATCCCGGATCGTCATGAAGGTAGGGATCAGGCCGCCGTTAAAGAACATCGTGAATATAAAAAGCAGGGAAATGTACTTGCCGCCGACCAGATCCCGTCTGGACAGCGCGTAGGCTGCCGAAATGTTGACCGCCAGGCCGATCGCCGTTCCCACGATGGTATACAGGATCGTATTACGGTACCCCACCCATATATTAGAATGCTTCAGCAATTCCCGATAGCCTGCCAGCGTAAAATCTTTCGGAAACAGCCACACCTGCCCGTTCGCAACGGCCGCTGGATCGCTGAATGAGGCAATGACGATAAAATAGATCGGATAGATCAGCACGATCAACAAGAGGACGGCGAAGATGTACATGGCGATCTCCAGGATGCGGTCAGAGGAACGGACATAGACGGCGTGCGCCCCTTTTTTCGTTCTTGCTTCCATTCCGCTCATTGAAACCCTCCTCTCTTTACCATAAGCTGTTCTCGCTGTACTTCTTGGAAATGTAGTTGACCATGATCAGGAGCACGAAATTAATGACCGTGTTAAACAGGTTGATGGCCGAGGAAAAGCTGTACTGGCTGCTCAGCATCCCGATTTTGTACACGTAGGTCGCGATC from Paenibacillus ihbetae includes:
- a CDS encoding carbohydrate ABC transporter permease, with protein sequence MSGMEARTKKGAHAVYVRSSDRILEIAMYIFAVLLLIVLIYPIYFIVIASFSDPAAVANGQVWLFPKDFTLAGYRELLKHSNIWVGYRNTILYTIVGTAIGLAVNISAAYALSRRDLVGGKYISLLFIFTMFFNGGLIPTFMTIRDFQLYDTFLVMVLPFSVAVFNIIVARTFFKTSIPEDLWEAAQIDGCGNLRYFVQIVIPLSKAVISVIALWTAVGHWNSYFNALIYLKDSNLYPLQLILRNILVTNQMQSALGTGEAAAVALRLANLMRYAVIIVATVPIMCIYPFVQKYFNQGVMIGAVKQ